The DNA segment GAAGCAAAAGAGACGATCGAACGTCTGAATGATGAACTTCAGATCCTTCTCCTTCCAAAAGATCCAAACGATGAGCGTAACTGTTTCTTAGAAATTCGAGCGGGTGCAGGTGGTGATGAAGCAGGTATCTTCGCTGGTAACCTTTTCCGTATGTACTCTAAATATGCTGAGAAGCAGGGCTGGCGCGTTGAAGTCATGAGCTGCAACGAATCGGAGCAGGGTGGTTACAAAGAGATGATCGCTAAAGTGAGCGGTGATGGTGTTTACGGCACAATGAAGTTTGAGTCGGGCGGCCACCGTGTGCAGCGTGTTCCTGAAACTGAATCTCAAGGTCGCGTGCACACCTCGGCGTGTACCGTTGCGATCATGCCTGAAATTCCGGAAGCAGATTTGCCAGAAATTAAAGCAGCAGACCTTAAAATTGATACATTCCGTGCTTCGGGCGCGGGTGGTCAGCACGTTAACACCACGGACTCTGCGATCCGCATTACCCACTTACCGACAGGCACAGTGGTAGAGTGTCAGGATGAGCGTTCTCAGCATAAGAACAAAGCGAAAGCGATGTCAGTGCTGGCAGCACGTATTGTGCAAGCGGAAGAAGCACGCCGTGCGGCAGAAGTGTCAGACACGCGCCGCAACCTACTTGGCTCTGGTGACCGTAGTGATCGTATTCG comes from the Vibrio astriarenae genome and includes:
- the prfA gene encoding peptide chain release factor 1, translating into MKASILAKLETLVERYEEVQHLLGDPDVIGDQDKFRALSREYSQLEEVTKCFQAYQQAQEDLEAAEEMAKEDDEEMREMAQEEIKEAKETIERLNDELQILLLPKDPNDERNCFLEIRAGAGGDEAGIFAGNLFRMYSKYAEKQGWRVEVMSCNESEQGGYKEMIAKVSGDGVYGTMKFESGGHRVQRVPETESQGRVHTSACTVAIMPEIPEADLPEIKAADLKIDTFRASGAGGQHVNTTDSAIRITHLPTGTVVECQDERSQHKNKAKAMSVLAARIVQAEEARRAAEVSDTRRNLLGSGDRSDRIRTYNYPQGRVSDHRINLTLYRLNEVLEGDLQSLIDPVVQEHQADQLAALADNN